GCCTCCTCAAGGCCTTTATCTTCATGGTTCTCGATTATCTTTATGAGTGCGTTAGAGTGCATGGCATAGCTCACGGCAGCGGCACGGTTCAGATCCTGATGCCTCTGTATCTGCTCCTCGGTCTCAACGTCCCTATCGCGCTTCAGGTCGCGGAGGCGCCTTCCGAGTATTTCGCTCGGTGTGGCTTCAATTATGACTATGAAGTTGGGGTTTATCACCTCTATGACCTCCTTGGGGAAACCGAGAAGGTATCCCACAGGGGTCCTGATGGTCGCGTGAGTGTCAAGGAGTATCGGCTCCTTCTCAGCCATTTCAACGATCCTTCTGGCAGCCTTCATTTGGAGATCCTTCTGAACGTTGGGGTTGAGCCGTCTCATCTCGTCCCTGTGTTTGACCAGCCCAGCTTTAACGGCTTCCTCGAACATCAGGTCTCCAAAGTTGACGAGTCTAAACTTGACCTTCGTCTTTCGGAGGGCCATCCTGGTTATGGTACTCTTACCCACCCCTGGAATCCCTGTGATCATGACCACAAACGGCATCCCGCTCACCCAAGGAGGCTTCTGGAAGAAGTAATTGAACCGGGTTTAAAAGGTTTTGTGAAAGAAAAGAAAGACTCACTTGGTGAAGAACCTCCTTAAGGCGGGGAACATCTCGGTGGCCTGTTCTCTGGCTATTTCCTCGTAGAACCTGTAGAGGATACCCACAGTAAGGAGGATTCCCGTTCCTGTACCCAGTGCACCAAGGAAGTCCGCCAGTACCGCGACCACTGCCAGGGTGAACGAACCCCAGAAGGTGACGTAGGGTATGTACCTGTTGAGCACCCTCTCCAGTATCCTGGGGTCACGCCTGAATCCCGGGATCTGCAGTCCAGCGCTCTGGAGCTGTCTGGCAATGCTCTTGGCGTCAAGGCCTGTGAGCTCGACCCAGAGGAATCCAAAGAGTATAGACCAGAATATTGTCATCAGCGCGTAAACTAAAGCCCTTCCCGGATCCGCTATGACGTGGTAGATGTCCCTTGGAGGGTAGAGGTAAGTGACGAATCCAGTTAGAGGGTTGCCATTTTGGTCAAAGGTACCG
This window of the Thermococcus thermotolerans genome carries:
- a CDS encoding adenylate kinase, with amino-acid sequence MPFVVMITGIPGVGKSTITRMALRKTKVKFRLVNFGDLMFEEAVKAGLVKHRDEMRRLNPNVQKDLQMKAARRIVEMAEKEPILLDTHATIRTPVGYLLGFPKEVIEVINPNFIVIIEATPSEILGRRLRDLKRDRDVETEEQIQRHQDLNRAAAVSYAMHSNALIKIIENHEDKGLEEAVHELVEVLNLAVGEYA